In Agelaius phoeniceus isolate bAgePho1 unplaced genomic scaffold, bAgePho1.hap1 Scaffold_115, whole genome shotgun sequence, a genomic segment contains:
- the LOC143693058 gene encoding olfactory receptor 14C36-like — protein sequence MSNSSCIRHFLLLALADTRQLQLLHFCLLLGISLAALLGNGLIISAVACGHHLHTPMFFFLLNLALADLGSICTTVPKAMHNSLWDTSNISYTGCAAQVFFFLFFMGAELSLLTVMCYDRYVSICKPLHYGTLLGSRACAHMAAAAWASAFLNALMHTANTFSLPLCHGNALGQFFCEIPQILKLSCSNLYLRELGLIVGSLCLGFGCFVFMVFSYVQIFRAVLRIPSEQGRHKAFSTCLPHLAVLSLFVSTGIFYYLKPPSMSSPSLDLTLSILCSVVPPALNPLIYSLRNQELKDALRKMITLSFRNNKFSLFCFRTFRM from the coding sequence atgtccaacagcagctgcatcaggcacttcctgctgctggcattggcagacacgcggcagctgcagctcctgcacttctgcctcttgctgggcatctccctggctgccctcctgggcaacggcctcatcatcagcgccgtagcctgcggccaccacctgcacacgcccatgttcttcttcctgctcaacctggccctcgctgacctgggctccatctgcaccactgtccccaaagccatgcacaattccctctgggacaccagcaacatctcctacactggatgtgctgctcaagtctttttctttctcttctttatgggagcagagctttccctcctgaccgtgatgtgctacgaccgctacgtgtccatctgcaaacccctgcactacgggaccctgctgggcagcagagcttgtgcccacatggcagcagctgcctgggccagtgcctttctcaatgctctcatgcacacagccaatacattttccctgcccctgtgccatggcaatgccctgggccagttcttctgtgaaatcccacagatcctcaaacTCTCCTGCTCAAACTTgtacctcagggaacttgggctcatAGTGGGTAGTCTTTGTTTAggttttggctgttttgtgttcatggttttctcctatgtgcagatcttcagggctgtgctgaggatcccctctgagcagggacggcacaaagccttttccacctgcctccctcacctggctgtacTCTCTCTGTTCGTCAGCACTGGTATATTTtactacctgaagcccccctccatgtcctccccatccctcgATCTCACCCTGTCAATTCTTTgttcggtggtgcctccagccctgaaccccctcatctacagcctaaggaaccaggagctcaag